Proteins co-encoded in one Bacillus infantis NRRL B-14911 genomic window:
- the rnmV gene encoding ribonuclease M5, with protein sequence MKIKEIIVVEGKDDTTAIKRAVNADTIETNGSAINAATLERIKHAQSKRGVIVLTDPDFPGQKIRDSITRHVPGCKHAFIDKTDALPKSGRGLGVEHASPETIRKALREAQTMQETAREEITQEDLILAGLIGGSSARERREKLGRLLKIGYTNGKQLHKRLMMFQVPKEDFASAIEAIDQEERHA encoded by the coding sequence ATGAAGATTAAAGAAATCATTGTAGTGGAAGGCAAGGATGATACGACGGCTATAAAGAGGGCGGTCAATGCTGACACGATTGAAACGAACGGTTCAGCCATCAATGCGGCAACTCTGGAAAGAATCAAGCATGCTCAAAGCAAGAGGGGTGTCATCGTTCTGACGGATCCGGACTTCCCGGGCCAGAAGATCCGTGATAGCATCACCCGCCATGTGCCTGGCTGCAAGCATGCTTTCATAGATAAGACGGATGCACTGCCGAAGTCGGGGAGAGGCCTGGGGGTCGAGCACGCTTCCCCTGAGACGATCAGGAAAGCACTCCGGGAGGCCCAGACTATGCAGGAAACAGCCCGGGAGGAAATTACCCAGGAAGATTTGATCCTGGCCGGCCTCATCGGCGGGAGCAGCGCGAGGGAGCGCAGGGAGAAGCTGGGAAGGCTTCTTAAGATTGGGTATACTAACGGAAAACAGCTTCATAAGAGACTGATGATGTTCCAGGTCCCGAAAGAAGACTTTGCATCTGCCATTGAAGCGATCGACCAGGAGGAGCGCCATGCATAA
- a CDS encoding small, acid-soluble spore protein, alpha/beta type — protein sequence MSRRKGVMSEGFKEELAKELGFYDVVQKEGWGGIRAKDAGNMVKLAVEKAQQSLLQ from the coding sequence TTGAGCAGGAGAAAAGGCGTCATGTCAGAAGGATTCAAGGAAGAACTGGCGAAAGAGCTCGGCTTCTATGATGTTGTCCAGAAGGAAGGCTGGGGAGGCATCCGGGCGAAGGATGCCGGCAATATGGTGAAACTGGCGGTAGAAAAAGCACAGCAGAGCCTCCTTCAGTAA
- a CDS encoding G5 and 3D domain-containing protein, translating into MKNLFSKSLSKKKLTVMVASLIVFSAAAGFMIFETTKKTVAVSMNGQDKVIKTHADTVQDIFDDLEISLRSEDYLFPSGSTKVKDGLEVVWEPAKQVQLTDSSGKKTIWTTADTVGGLLKEQNIALSEHDKVNPKPDEGIKDDLKIEVEKAFALTLIEGGKKQQMWSTSTTVADFLSQQGITLNNMDRVEPKLEETVKENAIVNVIRVEKVTDVVEEPISYAVVTKKDASLAKGKEQVVSHGQEGLLSRQYEVVLENGKETSRKLLSEKKVKEKKDKIVAVGTKVMAQRVAVSRGAGSSESGREMYVSSTAYTPSCSGCSGITATGINLKSNPGIKVIAVDPRVIPLGTKVYVEGYGYAVAADTGSAIKGNKIDVFFASKSDAYRWGRKTVKIKILD; encoded by the coding sequence ATGAAAAACCTGTTTTCCAAGTCTTTGAGTAAGAAAAAACTGACCGTCATGGTTGCTAGTTTAATAGTTTTTTCGGCAGCTGCCGGGTTCATGATTTTTGAAACCACGAAAAAAACAGTAGCAGTTTCCATGAATGGCCAGGACAAAGTCATCAAAACACATGCAGATACAGTTCAAGATATATTCGATGATCTGGAAATATCCCTTCGCTCAGAAGACTATCTGTTTCCCTCGGGAAGCACAAAGGTAAAGGACGGCTTAGAGGTAGTATGGGAGCCGGCAAAACAGGTTCAACTGACAGACAGCAGCGGGAAGAAAACGATTTGGACAACGGCTGATACGGTTGGCGGGCTTTTAAAGGAGCAGAATATTGCACTTTCAGAGCACGATAAAGTCAATCCGAAGCCGGATGAGGGAATTAAGGACGATTTAAAGATAGAAGTGGAAAAAGCTTTTGCGTTGACGCTCATTGAGGGCGGCAAGAAACAACAAATGTGGTCAACTTCGACTACGGTCGCTGACTTTTTATCGCAGCAGGGAATTACACTAAACAATATGGACCGTGTTGAACCAAAGCTAGAAGAGACAGTCAAGGAAAATGCCATTGTCAATGTCATTCGAGTTGAAAAAGTCACCGATGTAGTGGAAGAACCAATCAGTTATGCCGTGGTTACAAAGAAGGACGCCAGCCTTGCCAAGGGGAAGGAACAGGTTGTCTCCCACGGGCAGGAAGGCCTTTTATCAAGGCAGTATGAAGTTGTTTTGGAAAACGGAAAAGAAACATCCAGAAAATTGCTCAGTGAAAAGAAAGTAAAAGAGAAAAAGGATAAGATTGTTGCTGTCGGCACGAAGGTTATGGCGCAGAGGGTTGCTGTTTCCCGCGGAGCGGGCTCAAGCGAGTCCGGCAGGGAGATGTATGTTTCCTCTACTGCATATACTCCAAGCTGCAGCGGATGCTCGGGCATAACCGCTACAGGGATCAATCTTAAATCAAACCCAGGCATAAAAGTCATCGCCGTTGATCCGCGGGTAATCCCGCTAGGCACGAAAGTCTATGTCGAAGGATATGGCTATGCAGTGGCAGCCGATACCGGCTCTGCCATTAAGGGCAATAAAATCGATGTATTCTTTGCTTCCAAGTCGGATGCATACCGGTGGGGAAGAAAGACGGTTAAAATCAAAATATTAGACTAA
- the veg gene encoding biofilm formation stimulator Veg: MAKTLTDIKKALDSNLGKRLLLKANGGRRKTIERSGVLAETYPSVFVIELDQDENAFERVSYSYADVLTETVQITFYEDASGHMALS, from the coding sequence ATGGCAAAAACATTAACGGACATAAAAAAGGCTCTTGATTCAAATTTGGGGAAAAGGCTTTTGCTTAAAGCCAATGGCGGGCGCAGGAAAACGATTGAACGTTCAGGCGTGCTGGCAGAAACATATCCCTCTGTATTTGTGATTGAACTTGATCAGGATGAAAATGCATTCGAACGCGTATCTTACAGTTATGCAGATGTTTTAACAGAAACGGTTCAAATTACCTTCTACGAAGACGCATCAGGACATATGGCTTTAAGCTGA
- the yabG gene encoding sporulation peptidase YabG produces MSINLMDIVGRVSYNCDIMFRVIDIREEEGRKLAVLYGEDIRLIADAPYEDLIVINQSERMKMSRQYQSLEEQSYNLFRQDVSLLKQKQEYEATGAYSKPFNYFQIPGRVLHLDGDPSYLKKCLSLYEKIGVPVTGIHCNEKEMPSKIGQLIDYYRPDILVITGHDAYSKAKGKVTDINAYRHSKHFVQTVREARRKIPHLDQLVIFAGACQSHFESLIHAGANFASSPSRVNIHALDPVYIVAKISFTPFMERINVWDVLRNTLTGEKGLGGIETKGVLRTGMPFNKGAE; encoded by the coding sequence GTGAGCATTAACCTTATGGATATTGTAGGAAGGGTTTCATATAACTGTGACATCATGTTTCGGGTGATCGATATACGTGAAGAAGAAGGCCGGAAGCTCGCGGTTCTGTATGGAGAGGATATCAGGCTGATAGCGGATGCGCCTTATGAAGATCTGATTGTGATCAACCAGTCAGAGCGGATGAAGATGTCAAGGCAGTATCAGTCCCTTGAGGAACAGTCTTATAATCTGTTCAGGCAGGATGTGAGCCTCCTGAAGCAGAAGCAGGAATACGAAGCAACCGGCGCATACAGCAAGCCGTTCAATTATTTTCAGATCCCGGGCAGGGTGCTTCATCTGGACGGTGATCCGTCCTATTTAAAAAAATGCCTTTCCCTATATGAGAAGATCGGTGTCCCGGTAACCGGGATTCACTGCAATGAAAAAGAGATGCCGAGTAAAATAGGCCAGCTCATCGACTATTACAGGCCGGATATCCTGGTCATCACAGGGCATGATGCCTACTCAAAGGCCAAAGGCAAGGTGACCGATATCAATGCTTACCGCCATTCCAAGCATTTTGTCCAGACGGTCAGGGAAGCGCGGAGAAAGATTCCCCATCTGGATCAGCTGGTCATATTTGCAGGGGCCTGCCAGTCGCATTTCGAATCCCTGATCCACGCAGGGGCCAATTTTGCAAGCTCGCCATCACGTGTCAATATCCATGCCCTTGATCCCGTCTATATTGTGGCTAAAATCAGTTTCACGCCTTTTATGGAGCGGATTAATGTATGGGACGTCCTCCGAAATACGCTGACAGGCGAAAAGGGGCTTGGCGGGATAGAGACAAAAGGTGTGCTCCGGACGGGCATGCCGTTTAATAAAGGAGCGGAATAA
- a CDS encoding TatD family hydrolase, whose amino-acid sequence MLFDTHVHLNAEQFEEDLEEVIGRAQAEGVSHMVVVGFDRPTITKAMELAEAYDFIFACVGWHPVDAIDMTDEDLAWIEELAAHPKVVAIGEMGLDYHWDKSPKDVQKDVFRRQIRLAKKVKLPIVIHNRDATADVVEILREEGAGEVGGIMHCYSGSVEVAKECLDMNFYISLGGPVTFKNAKKPKEVAEAVPLEKLLIETDCPYLAPHPYRGKRNEPAYVKLVAEQIAELKGLAFKEVAEATTENAKRLFGINR is encoded by the coding sequence ATGTTATTCGACACGCATGTACATTTGAATGCCGAACAGTTTGAGGAAGATCTGGAAGAAGTGATCGGGAGGGCGCAGGCAGAAGGTGTCTCCCATATGGTGGTTGTCGGCTTTGACCGCCCGACAATCACCAAAGCCATGGAGCTGGCAGAAGCCTATGATTTTATTTTTGCATGTGTCGGCTGGCATCCTGTCGATGCTATTGATATGACTGATGAGGACCTGGCCTGGATCGAGGAGCTGGCTGCCCATCCAAAAGTAGTGGCAATCGGGGAGATGGGGCTTGACTATCATTGGGATAAATCGCCGAAGGATGTCCAGAAGGATGTATTCAGAAGGCAGATCAGGCTGGCGAAGAAAGTTAAGCTGCCGATCGTCATCCATAATCGGGACGCAACGGCTGATGTTGTGGAAATCCTGAGGGAAGAGGGAGCGGGAGAGGTCGGCGGCATCATGCATTGCTACAGCGGGAGTGTCGAAGTGGCTAAGGAATGCCTTGATATGAATTTCTATATTTCTCTCGGTGGCCCGGTAACCTTCAAAAATGCGAAAAAACCGAAGGAAGTCGCAGAGGCAGTTCCTCTTGAAAAGCTATTGATTGAAACCGACTGCCCTTATCTTGCTCCGCATCCCTACCGGGGAAAAAGGAATGAGCCTGCCTATGTTAAGCTGGTGGCTGAGCAGATTGCCGAACTGAAAGGGCTGGCATTCAAAGAAGTGGCAGAAGCGACAACGGAAAATGCAAAAAGATTATTCGGCATCAACCGCTAA
- the rsmA gene encoding 16S rRNA (adenine(1518)-N(6)/adenine(1519)-N(6))-dimethyltransferase RsmA: protein MHKDIATPLRTRAILEKYGFSFKKSLGQNFLIDTNILNRIVDHAELREGSGAIEIGPGIGALTEQLAKRSEKVVAFEIDQRLLPILKETLAPYPNAEVIHQDVLKADVKTTIEERFAPGQDLMVVANLPYYVTTPIIMKLLEEKLPIRGIVCMLQKEVADRISAKPGSKDYGSLSIAVQYYTEAETVMIVPKTVFVPQPNVDSAVIRLTRREQPPVLVKDEAFFFQVTKASFAQRRKTILNNLTSQLHEGKQKKEAILAALETAGIEPSRRGETLSIGEFGRLSDELYPHFKN from the coding sequence ATGCATAAAGATATCGCAACACCACTTAGAACACGTGCCATACTTGAAAAATACGGCTTCAGCTTTAAAAAGAGCCTGGGGCAGAACTTCCTGATAGACACCAATATACTGAACCGGATCGTCGACCATGCCGAGCTCCGGGAAGGTTCAGGAGCAATTGAGATCGGGCCCGGCATTGGGGCACTCACAGAGCAGCTGGCCAAGCGGAGCGAAAAAGTGGTCGCCTTTGAAATTGACCAGAGGCTCCTTCCGATCCTGAAGGAAACGCTCGCACCTTATCCGAATGCTGAAGTGATCCATCAGGATGTCCTGAAGGCTGATGTTAAAACCACAATCGAGGAAAGGTTTGCACCGGGCCAGGATCTGATGGTGGTTGCCAATCTCCCGTATTATGTGACCACTCCGATCATCATGAAGCTCCTGGAGGAAAAACTGCCGATCCGCGGGATCGTCTGCATGCTCCAGAAGGAAGTGGCTGACCGCATTTCGGCCAAGCCGGGCTCAAAGGACTATGGATCGCTTTCAATTGCCGTCCAGTATTATACAGAAGCAGAAACGGTCATGATCGTTCCCAAGACTGTATTTGTTCCGCAGCCGAATGTCGACTCGGCCGTGATCAGGCTGACGAGGAGGGAGCAGCCTCCAGTGCTGGTGAAGGATGAGGCATTCTTTTTCCAGGTGACAAAGGCAAGCTTTGCTCAAAGAAGGAAGACCATCCTCAACAACCTGACAAGCCAGCTGCATGAAGGAAAGCAGAAAAAAGAGGCCATCCTTGCTGCATTGGAGACAGCAGGCATTGAGCCTTCCAGACGCGGGGAGACCCTTTCAATCGGGGAGTTTGGCCGCCTGAGCGATGAACTTTATCCCCATTTTAAAAATTAA